CTTCTAATTAAAAATCATTATCTATACCTTATTCTACATGAAGGCTCATTTTCCTTTATATTTTTAATATTTTAATCCCTTTGCTATACTTTTCCACTTTCTGAGACAACTATATATCAATCATAGTCTATATCTTTCACTTCATTATAAAAATAGGACAATTCATTGACTTTATTAAAATGTATTAAATAGCATGGTAAAGGTTATTCCCATAGACGTCCTGAACTTAAACTTTAATTTAAACGTTATAAAAAAGGGCCCTCCAAAATGCATACGATACACCTTGGAAAGCCCTGAATTTCATCTGATTTAATTAAATAGAATAATATTTTCTCTATAATCCTGCTGTAAGTCTCTTTCTAAAAATTCTAGGAATCTTACAAGAATCGCAGATGCTTCAGCGCGAGTTAAAACATCATTAGGATTCACCCTATTTAGCTGATCCCCCTGTACAAGCCCTATTTCTTTCGCCATATAAATACTGTCCTTCGCCCATGAAGGTATTAGCCTATCATCTGAGAAAGAAGTGTAATATCCCGGGGTAGGTGCTTTGCTCTCAAATCCTAAAGCCCTAATAATTACAGTAATTGCCTGTGCTCTTGTAAGAGAATCCTTCGGTGCAAATTTATTATTGGACACTCCTTGAATGATTCCCTTGGCAACGCCATTTTTAATATAATCATAATTCGCATCCGTTGTTGCTACATCTGAGAATGGAGAAATCTCTGGAGTTTTATTTCTCGAGCTCCCTCTAGTTTTAGGCACTTCTGCCAAGCGAATGGCACTAGCTCTCATTACTGCTCTTGTAAATTCTTCCCTGTTCATAGGAACATCCGGTACAAAGAATGTGGCTACTTCGTCAAATACATCTAGAGAATATAGCTTATTAATATGATTTTCTGCCCAGTGTCCACCTAAATCTCTAAACTTAGGTACGATTAACCTCTCTATCTTAGGGACATTTTCCTTAGATAAAGAAATTGTTCCACGATCTCTTCTATCTTTATTTCGTCTGCTATTCGTAGCATATGGTAGATCATAGTCATATTTAGAAACAATACTACTATTTGTCGTTTTTACATAACCTCCATTAAAGCTAGAGAAATTCGCATCATTATCACTGTACACAAGTTTTTTAGTCATGCTGTCCGATACTTGGCTCCGAACGGTTCCCTGCCAACTACTATCCGTATCCTCATTCTCCATACTTGAATTAAATACGAGATCTATAATTTGAGTTTCTGTTGCACCCCAAAAATTTTCATATCCAACACTACCCCCAATTATATCTACAATAACCTGTCCTTCTGTTTTATTTATTGTATAAACCTTGCGTCCAGTAATATTTCCAGTATAGAAATCAGATGCAGGTCGATTGTCAATAACGTCAGATTTTGAAAATTGATAATCAATTAATTCGTATTTCACACCATCAATTTCTATGCTGTCTCTAGGCTTACCAGAAATATTTGTCTGACCTATGGTCTGCCCCTTATCACTTCGCACATCGTATGTGGTAACATAGGATATCCTACGATCTAGCTTTCCATCTAT
Above is a genomic segment from Alkaliphilus oremlandii OhILAs containing:
- a CDS encoding S-layer homology domain-containing protein, whose protein sequence is MKKAILFLLILSFIIVPINVIAAPPEFSGGVNNEYQYEEIVFISGEPVKFVGTMTVSEKEKSDSSTISYTFKLTPEDKGIDGKLDRRISYVTTYDVRSDKGQTIGQTNISGKPRDSIEIDGVKYELIDYQFSKSDVIDNRPASDFYTGNITGRKVYTINKTEGQVIVDIIGGSVGYENFWGATETQIIDLVFNSSMENEDTDSSWQGTVRSQVSDSMTKKLVYSDNDANFSSFNGGYVKTTNSSIVSKYDYDLPYATNSRRNKDRRDRGTISLSKENVPKIERLIVPKFRDLGGHWAENHINKLYSLDVFDEVATFFVPDVPMNREEFTRAVMRASAIRLAEVPKTRGSSRNKTPEISPFSDVATTDANYDYIKNGVAKGIIQGVSNNKFAPKDSLTRAQAITVIIRALGFESKAPTPGYYTSFSDDRLIPSWAKDSIYMAKEIGLVQGDQLNRVNPNDVLTRAEASAILVRFLEFLERDLQQDYRENIILFN